From a region of the Halomonas sp. HL-93 genome:
- a CDS encoding DksA/TraR family C4-type zinc finger protein, with the protein MAGGWAKDGAEQEQMESTLNDAVQRARSQLPRGESLELCEECGDPIPDARRNAIPGVRLCVVCQAELDKKQSAFSGYNRRGSKDSQLR; encoded by the coding sequence ATGGCCGGCGGATGGGCAAAAGACGGTGCCGAACAAGAACAGATGGAGAGCACGCTGAACGATGCGGTTCAGCGCGCCCGCAGCCAGCTTCCCCGTGGCGAGAGCCTGGAGCTATGCGAAGAGTGCGGTGACCCTATTCCCGACGCGCGCCGTAACGCCATTCCAGGCGTTCGGCTGTGTGTCGTTTGTCAGGCTGAGCTGGACAAAAAGCAGTCGGCCTTTAGCGGCTACAACCGGCGTGGCAGCAAAGACAGCCAACTGCGTTGA
- a CDS encoding YrhK family protein: MQREQDAKTRDWIFTIGHRELIVHQRYEVLSMINDFLLGIWFTIGSVCFFYQGAVQTVGVWLFVIGSLQLLIRPTIRLHRYVYFKRLPDTDHDA, from the coding sequence ATGCAAAGAGAGCAGGACGCAAAAACCCGCGACTGGATCTTCACGATAGGGCATCGTGAATTAATCGTGCATCAGCGCTATGAGGTGCTGAGCATGATCAACGATTTCCTGCTGGGGATATGGTTCACGATCGGGAGTGTATGTTTCTTTTACCAAGGCGCCGTTCAAACCGTCGGGGTGTGGTTATTTGTGATTGGCAGCCTGCAGCTACTGATTCGTCCGACGATTCGTCTTCACCGCTATGTCTATTTCAAGCGGTTGCCGGACACCGATCACGACGCCTAG
- a CDS encoding RES family NAD+ phosphorylase, whose amino-acid sequence MTFPISKVTWHPSYRIIPSRFPPIDLFEGVNSNPDDWDLLNELEGETSARLREEAGAIHLVRDDDRRYGPGWTPVMAAFCHFPKTGSRFSDGTFGAYYCALTEATAIAETVYHAERFMGESNEPPMMLQQRVYLSDLSGQLIDLREQDTAQPLLTPDSWAAGQTLGRKAWEEQADGIVYQSVRDPEGECAAVLRPPVLSATRQGRHLGYDWDGQRIRHVYELTVLC is encoded by the coding sequence ATGACATTTCCAATAAGCAAGGTCACGTGGCACCCCAGCTATCGCATTATTCCCTCGCGCTTCCCACCCATTGATTTGTTTGAAGGCGTCAACAGCAACCCTGATGACTGGGACTTGCTCAATGAGCTCGAGGGTGAAACCTCCGCAAGGCTACGCGAGGAAGCGGGCGCCATACACCTCGTCCGTGATGATGACCGTCGCTACGGCCCAGGCTGGACGCCCGTCATGGCGGCCTTCTGCCACTTCCCCAAAACCGGTTCGCGTTTTAGCGATGGCACCTTTGGCGCCTACTACTGTGCGTTAACAGAAGCCACGGCCATCGCCGAAACCGTTTACCATGCAGAGCGCTTTATGGGAGAGTCAAACGAGCCGCCCATGATGCTTCAGCAGCGTGTTTACCTGTCGGATTTGTCGGGCCAACTGATTGATTTACGCGAACAGGATACGGCCCAACCGCTGCTAACGCCGGATAGCTGGGCAGCCGGGCAAACCTTGGGGAGAAAAGCCTGGGAAGAACAAGCGGACGGTATCGTTTACCAAAGCGTTCGCGACCCGGAGGGCGAATGTGCTGCGGTGCTTCGCCCTCCCGTGCTCTCCGCAACACGGCAAGGGCGTCATCTCGGCTATGACTGGGATGGTCAGCGTATCCGCCATGTTTATGAATTAACGGTATTGTGTTAA
- a CDS encoding MbcA/ParS/Xre antitoxin family protein, which produces MAIQHKTADKRREMGAAAMRTYPNISHAWGLKESEAALLLGVPDSTYRRWKQAPENARLDANHLERMSLILGIYKALHILLPSKEAADSWLQRANRNPLFAGHTPMERLLNGQVSDLYVVRQHLDATRGGGHA; this is translated from the coding sequence ATGGCCATTCAGCACAAAACCGCCGACAAGCGCCGCGAAATGGGGGCCGCTGCGATGCGCACTTACCCTAACATTTCACACGCATGGGGTTTGAAAGAGAGCGAAGCCGCTCTGCTGCTCGGGGTGCCTGATTCCACCTACCGGCGCTGGAAACAGGCACCAGAGAATGCCCGCCTGGACGCTAACCACCTGGAGCGAATGTCGTTGATTCTCGGCATCTATAAAGCACTGCATATACTGTTGCCCAGTAAAGAAGCGGCTGACAGCTGGTTGCAGCGCGCCAACCGCAATCCCCTTTTTGCCGGTCATACACCAATGGAGCGTCTGTTAAACGGACAAGTCTCCGATCTCTACGTTGTTCGCCAACATTTAGATGCCACGCGTGGTGGGGGCCATGCATGA
- the recQ gene encoding DNA helicase RecQ — protein sequence MHGDPHPAALKVLRSVFGYDSFRGPQQAIIEHVMAGGDALVLMPTGGGKSLCYQIPALLRDGTAIVISPLIALMQDQVAALQQNGVKAAYLNSSLDYHEAVEVENRLRAGELDLLYVAPERLATPRMQTLLEQTQIALFAIDEAHCVSQWGHDFRPEYRQLSQLHQRFPQVPRIALTATADVPTRGDIMEHLQLQAAALYNSGFDRPNIRYHIAENQGNAKEQLLRFIREHHDGEAGIVYCLSRRKVEETAAWLERQGLTALPYHAGLPAEQRQQHQTRFLREDGVVVVATIAFGMGIDKPDVRFVAHLNLPKSIEAYYQETGRAGRDGLPSNAWMAYGLQDVITLRQMQQDSSAADQQKRIEQQKLDAMLGLCEIISCRRQALLHYFGDHLDAPCGNCDNCLTPPETWEATVAAQKALSCVYRTEQRFGVTYLVDVLLGKHNERITRFGHDRLSTFGIGKELAANEWKALFRQLIASGFLSVDMEGHGGIKLTANAKPVLRGEQSLTLRKPSNKPSKAKTARRGSKSASAPQGHGPLWDALRQHRRELAEAQGVPAYVIFHDATLAELVEQNPQTLEALGAISGIGARKLADYGEGFLDVILAHRQTEQSG from the coding sequence ATGCACGGCGACCCTCACCCGGCAGCCCTCAAGGTGCTGCGGTCGGTATTTGGCTACGATAGCTTTCGCGGCCCGCAGCAGGCGATCATCGAACATGTAATGGCCGGCGGCGATGCGCTGGTATTAATGCCCACCGGCGGCGGCAAGTCGCTGTGCTATCAGATTCCGGCGTTGCTGCGCGACGGCACCGCGATTGTGATCTCGCCGCTGATCGCGCTGATGCAGGATCAGGTGGCAGCACTTCAGCAGAACGGGGTCAAGGCGGCCTACCTCAACTCCAGCCTTGATTACCATGAGGCGGTCGAGGTGGAAAACCGCCTGCGGGCGGGTGAGCTGGATCTGTTGTACGTCGCGCCCGAGCGGCTGGCCACACCGCGTATGCAGACGCTGCTGGAACAGACTCAGATCGCGCTATTCGCCATTGATGAAGCCCACTGCGTTTCCCAGTGGGGCCACGATTTTCGTCCCGAGTATCGCCAGCTCTCCCAGCTTCATCAGCGCTTCCCCCAGGTGCCGCGCATCGCCCTGACCGCCACCGCCGATGTGCCTACCCGTGGCGATATCATGGAGCATCTGCAGCTCCAGGCGGCGGCGCTGTACAACAGCGGCTTTGACCGGCCCAACATCCGCTACCATATCGCCGAAAATCAGGGCAACGCCAAGGAACAGCTGCTGCGCTTCATCCGCGAGCACCACGACGGCGAGGCAGGTATCGTCTACTGCCTCTCCCGGCGCAAGGTGGAGGAGACCGCCGCCTGGCTGGAACGCCAGGGGCTGACCGCACTGCCCTACCACGCAGGACTCCCCGCCGAGCAGCGCCAGCAGCACCAGACCCGTTTTCTGCGTGAAGATGGCGTGGTCGTGGTGGCCACCATCGCCTTCGGCATGGGCATCGACAAACCGGACGTGCGCTTTGTGGCCCACCTCAACCTGCCCAAGAGCATCGAGGCGTATTACCAGGAGACCGGCCGCGCCGGGCGCGACGGCCTGCCCTCCAACGCCTGGATGGCCTACGGGCTTCAGGACGTGATCACCCTGCGCCAGATGCAGCAGGACTCCAGCGCCGCCGACCAGCAAAAGCGCATCGAACAGCAGAAGCTCGACGCCATGCTGGGGCTGTGCGAGATCATCAGTTGCCGCCGCCAGGCACTGCTCCACTACTTTGGCGATCACCTGGACGCCCCCTGCGGCAACTGCGACAACTGCCTGACCCCGCCCGAGACCTGGGAGGCCACCGTGGCGGCGCAAAAGGCGCTGTCGTGTGTCTACCGCACCGAGCAGCGCTTCGGCGTGACTTATCTGGTGGACGTATTGCTGGGCAAGCACAACGAGCGTATCACCCGCTTTGGCCACGACCGCTTAAGCACCTTCGGTATTGGCAAAGAACTCGCGGCCAACGAATGGAAAGCGCTCTTTCGCCAGCTGATTGCCAGCGGCTTTTTGAGCGTGGACATGGAGGGCCACGGCGGCATCAAGCTCACTGCCAATGCCAAGCCGGTGCTGCGCGGCGAGCAGAGCCTCACGCTGCGCAAGCCCAGCAACAAACCCAGCAAAGCTAAAACCGCGCGACGGGGAAGCAAAAGCGCCTCTGCGCCCCAGGGCCACGGCCCGCTGTGGGATGCGCTGCGCCAGCATCGCCGGGAACTGGCCGAGGCTCAGGGCGTACCCGCCTATGTGATTTTCCACGACGCCACCTTGGCCGAACTGGTCGAGCAGAACCCACAAACTCTGGAGGCATTAGGCGCCATCTCCGGTATCGGCGCGCGCAAGCTGGCGGATTACGGCGAGGGGTTTTTGGACGTCATTCTGGCGCATCGGCAAACCGAGCAAAGCGGCTGA
- a CDS encoding carbohydrate ABC transporter permease: MNQTTTYAPRSRYLSVPSLDTVAAWLLAIIWVFPLLYAFWAAFHASEFMVNFEFLAPLTLENFVNAWTQAPFARYYLNTFALVTGVVLAQFVVCTLAAFAFARFPVPGKNVLFMLVLIQLFVFPEVLIVENYRIASGLGLIDTITGIGLPYVASAFGIFLLRQTFKTIPRELEDAARIEGCGWLAILWKVYIPLAKPTYLAYGLVSISHHWNNFLWPLVVTNSVESRPLTVGLGVFSAPETGVNWATVSAATLLSIAPLLVAFLLFQRQFVQSFLRAGIR; this comes from the coding sequence ATGAATCAAACAACGACTTATGCGCCTCGCTCTCGTTACCTTTCAGTGCCGTCGCTCGATACGGTCGCGGCATGGCTGCTGGCGATCATCTGGGTGTTTCCGTTGCTGTACGCCTTCTGGGCCGCCTTTCATGCCAGCGAGTTCATGGTCAATTTTGAGTTCCTGGCGCCGCTGACGCTTGAAAACTTCGTCAACGCCTGGACCCAGGCGCCCTTTGCCCGCTACTACCTCAATACCTTTGCGCTGGTCACCGGCGTGGTATTGGCCCAGTTTGTGGTGTGTACCCTGGCGGCGTTTGCCTTTGCGCGCTTTCCGGTGCCTGGCAAAAACGTGTTGTTCATGCTGGTGCTGATTCAGCTGTTCGTGTTTCCCGAAGTGTTGATTGTCGAAAACTACCGCATCGCCAGCGGGCTGGGATTGATCGACACCATCACCGGGATTGGCCTGCCCTACGTGGCCAGTGCCTTTGGTATTTTCCTGCTCCGCCAAACCTTTAAAACCATCCCCCGTGAGCTTGAGGACGCCGCGCGCATTGAAGGCTGCGGTTGGCTTGCCATCCTCTGGAAGGTCTACATACCCTTGGCCAAGCCCACCTACTTGGCCTACGGGCTGGTGTCGATCAGCCACCACTGGAACAACTTCCTGTGGCCATTAGTCGTCACCAACTCGGTGGAAAGCCGCCCGCTGACCGTTGGCCTCGGCGTTTTCTCGGCACCGGAAACCGGCGTCAACTGGGCGACGGTAAGCGCCGCCACGCTGCTCAGTATCGCTCCACTGCTGGTGGCGTTTCTGCTCTTCCAGCGCCAGTTCGTGCAGTCGTTTTTACGGGCGGGGATTCGCTAG
- a CDS encoding carbohydrate ABC transporter permease: MTLTAHRKMQLYGALLLLPAAVLLATFAYLPTVMTVINSLFLPGFRGAPAEFVGVENYQVLFDDPTFCKVARNNLLYALGTIPTSIALALGMALFVNGKLPGRGFVRMAYFTPTILPMVAAANIWMFFYAPQIGLFNKLLGALGFSGVNWLGDPSVALGSVIVMSVWKEAGFFMIFYLAALQSIPPELKEASDLEGTSRWSFFWRVTFPLLMPTTLFVLINALINAVRVVDHLFILTKGGPNNATNLLLYYVYENAFSFFDRTTAATITMVILLVLAVVATLKFTILDRRTHYQ, translated from the coding sequence ATGACCTTAACTGCCCATCGCAAAATGCAGCTGTACGGCGCGCTGTTGTTACTGCCCGCTGCCGTGCTCTTGGCTACGTTCGCCTACCTACCCACGGTGATGACCGTGATCAACAGCCTGTTTTTACCTGGCTTTCGCGGTGCGCCCGCCGAATTTGTCGGGGTCGAGAACTACCAGGTGCTGTTTGACGACCCCACATTCTGCAAGGTGGCGCGTAACAATCTGCTCTATGCGCTGGGCACTATTCCCACTTCTATTGCCTTGGCTTTAGGCATGGCGCTGTTCGTCAACGGCAAGCTGCCGGGGCGCGGCTTTGTGCGTATGGCCTATTTTACGCCCACCATTCTGCCGATGGTCGCGGCGGCCAATATCTGGATGTTTTTCTACGCCCCGCAAATCGGCTTGTTCAATAAGCTGCTCGGCGCACTGGGGTTTTCCGGCGTGAATTGGCTGGGTGACCCAAGCGTGGCGCTTGGCTCGGTGATTGTGATGTCGGTATGGAAGGAAGCCGGCTTTTTTATGATTTTCTATTTGGCCGCGCTTCAAAGTATCCCACCGGAACTTAAAGAGGCGTCTGACCTGGAGGGTACCAGCCGCTGGAGCTTCTTCTGGCGGGTCACCTTTCCGCTGCTGATGCCGACGACGCTGTTCGTGCTGATCAACGCCCTTATCAACGCCGTGCGGGTGGTGGATCACCTGTTCATCCTGACCAAAGGCGGCCCCAACAACGCCACCAACTTACTGCTTTATTACGTTTACGAGAATGCCTTTTCGTTCTTTGACCGCACCACGGCGGCGACCATCACGATGGTCATTCTGCTGGTGCTGGCGGTGGTGGCCACACTGAAGTTCACGATTCTCGACCGCAGGACGCATTATCAATGA
- a CDS encoding ABC transporter substrate-binding protein → MRARIPFALSALTAGLLSAGQAVADDPIELTMYYPVSVGGALTDVVDDLVDEFESEHPDIDVDAIYAGNYDDTRVRAMSAIEAGDTPQLSVLFSIDLYELLEQDAIVAFDDLVETNEEREWLDSFYPGLMENGQLDGKTYGIPFQRSTIVLFWNKDAFEAAGLDPETPPENWEEMAEMAATVREASDEEQWGVMVPSTGYPYWMFQAFAFQNGHRLMSEDGTEVYFDDPAAVEALEYWVSLADEHAAMPDGTIEWGTLRQNFIEESTAMMWHTTGNLTAVRSEADFDFGVAMLPMKTQRGSPTGGGNFYVFEDATEEEQRAAMTFIRWMTDPERAAAWSIETGYMGVSPDAYETEALRDYVEEFAPAAVARDQLEHGTAELSTYQGGRVRRALDNAVQAALTGQMSPEEALSQAQQEAEGVLRRYAR, encoded by the coding sequence ATGCGTGCACGAATACCGTTTGCCCTTTCCGCGCTCACCGCGGGCCTGTTAAGCGCTGGCCAGGCTGTCGCCGACGACCCGATTGAACTGACCATGTACTACCCCGTCTCGGTAGGCGGTGCGCTTACCGATGTGGTTGACGATTTGGTTGACGAATTTGAAAGCGAGCATCCCGATATCGACGTGGACGCTATCTACGCTGGCAACTACGACGACACTCGTGTACGCGCAATGTCAGCCATTGAAGCCGGCGATACGCCGCAGCTGTCGGTGTTGTTTTCCATCGACCTGTACGAGTTGCTTGAGCAAGACGCTATTGTGGCCTTCGATGACCTGGTTGAGACCAACGAAGAACGCGAATGGCTCGACAGCTTCTACCCAGGGCTAATGGAAAACGGCCAGTTGGACGGCAAAACCTACGGCATCCCTTTCCAGCGCTCGACCATCGTACTGTTCTGGAACAAAGACGCCTTTGAAGCCGCTGGCCTTGACCCCGAGACACCCCCTGAAAACTGGGAAGAAATGGCCGAGATGGCGGCCACCGTGCGAGAGGCGTCCGACGAGGAGCAGTGGGGTGTCATGGTGCCCTCCACCGGCTATCCGTACTGGATGTTTCAGGCCTTCGCGTTTCAAAACGGCCACCGCCTGATGAGCGAAGACGGCACCGAGGTGTACTTTGACGACCCCGCCGCTGTGGAGGCGCTCGAATACTGGGTATCCCTAGCGGATGAGCACGCGGCAATGCCCGACGGTACTATTGAATGGGGCACGCTACGCCAGAACTTTATCGAAGAGTCCACTGCCATGATGTGGCATACCACCGGCAACCTGACGGCCGTTCGCAGTGAGGCCGACTTTGACTTTGGCGTCGCCATGCTACCGATGAAAACCCAACGTGGCAGCCCCACCGGCGGCGGTAATTTCTATGTTTTTGAAGACGCGACAGAAGAAGAACAGCGTGCGGCGATGACGTTTATCCGCTGGATGACCGATCCCGAGCGGGCAGCTGCCTGGTCGATCGAAACAGGCTACATGGGCGTCAGCCCCGATGCCTACGAGACCGAGGCACTGCGCGACTATGTGGAAGAATTCGCACCAGCGGCAGTCGCTCGCGACCAGCTTGAACACGGTACAGCGGAGCTTTCCACCTACCAGGGTGGCCGCGTGCGCCGCGCGCTGGATAATGCTGTTCAGGCCGCGCTAACAGGGCAAATGTCGCCGGAAGAAGCGCTTAGCCAAGCACAGCAGGAAGCCGAAGGCGTACTGCGCCGCTACGCTCGCTAA
- a CDS encoding ABC transporter ATP-binding protein, with protein sequence MNQSRIRLERVTKRWDATAAVDNISFDVTPGQFVILLGPSGCGKSTTLRMIAGLEEASDGHIYIGERDVTRLPPGDRGLSMVFQSYALFPHLNVADNIVFGLRSRKVPKAEQRERLAKVAELVDLTDYLHRKPAQLSGGQRQRVALARSVISEHPICLMDEPLSNLDARLRSDMRREIKALQSRLNMTVVYVTHDQVEAMSMGDRVILMQHGHIVQDGTPDELYNRPASAFAASFIGSPAMNLLPLVAGDNGAVIEGEPTTPVAPLAAVGGQLGVRPEDIELRHSAAHGVTARVLNDEYLGADTIAHLAVGEHTLRIRLSGRHAITGQTCRIGWPAHAAHLFGDDGLRRDDLSPYHLMPTAETTATSASPFSSFQDAVLHPPR encoded by the coding sequence ATGAACCAATCGCGTATCCGCCTGGAACGCGTCACTAAACGTTGGGATGCGACCGCCGCTGTCGATAATATTTCTTTCGACGTGACGCCAGGGCAGTTCGTCATTCTGCTGGGGCCGTCGGGCTGCGGTAAATCAACCACATTGCGTATGATCGCGGGCTTAGAAGAAGCCAGCGACGGGCATATTTATATTGGTGAGCGCGACGTAACCCGCTTACCGCCCGGCGATCGCGGGCTGAGCATGGTGTTTCAGTCCTATGCCCTATTTCCGCACTTGAACGTGGCCGACAACATCGTATTTGGCCTACGCAGCCGCAAGGTCCCCAAGGCAGAACAGCGCGAGCGGTTGGCCAAAGTCGCTGAATTAGTCGACCTAACCGACTACCTGCACCGCAAACCGGCTCAACTGTCTGGTGGCCAGCGCCAGCGCGTTGCCCTCGCGCGCTCCGTCATTTCCGAACACCCGATTTGCCTGATGGATGAGCCGCTTTCCAATCTGGACGCTCGCCTACGCAGCGATATGCGCCGGGAAATAAAAGCACTACAGAGCCGCCTGAATATGACGGTGGTCTACGTCACACACGACCAGGTGGAAGCCATGAGTATGGGTGACCGTGTGATTCTGATGCAGCACGGTCACATTGTGCAGGACGGTACGCCCGACGAGCTTTACAACCGCCCCGCCAGCGCCTTCGCCGCAAGCTTTATCGGCAGCCCGGCCATGAACCTGCTACCGCTGGTGGCAGGTGACAACGGCGCCGTTATTGAGGGTGAACCGACCACGCCCGTAGCGCCCCTGGCAGCCGTCGGCGGGCAACTGGGAGTTCGTCCGGAAGATATCGAACTACGTCACTCAGCCGCCCACGGTGTCACTGCAAGGGTGTTGAACGATGAATATTTGGGCGCCGACACCATCGCCCACTTAGCGGTAGGCGAACACACCTTGAGGATTCGGCTGAGCGGTCGCCACGCGATCACCGGCCAGACATGCCGGATTGGCTGGCCCGCCCACGCCGCTCACCTGTTCGGTGACGATGGGCTGCGCCGTGATGACCTTTCGCCTTATCACCTGATGCCCACCGCTGAAACGACGGCCACCAGTGCCTCGCCCTTCAGCTCATTTCAAGACGCTGTACTCCACCCCCCTCGTTGA
- a CDS encoding sigma-54 interaction domain-containing protein yields MSDIDSCVLQTIVETANDHFFIVSGKGRVLDISPGAEAVYGVSREELLSSTVQQLQQAGILKPSITLEVMRTRRPAQLMQVTGTGRRVIAEAYPVFVDGKLERIISRSRDLTDLQLLQDEYALLQKRFSEHLKRSHAAPDAEEQALDDALDNLQVRSNVMREIALLLKRVAPSDANVLMLGESGVGKTAFAKQLHRWSGRRDGPFIEVNCSAIPENLFESEMFGYQPGAFSGAARQGKAGLLEQAEGGTLFLDEIGELPLLMQTKLLKVIQDGSLTRLGDTRPRRVDFRLVVATNQDLGKQVEAGHFRLDLYYRLNVIPVTLPPLRDRREDIPDLVDACLNRLNQRYGRQKILGNQVWSTLMGSEWPGNVRELENWLERVWLSSPSDQIEAPGAHPYTEQSSMNVQSASPTADAAPIEPHETLKQYLARLERETLTQLSATLPSTYAIAERLGISQSSVVRRLQRYGIKVTR; encoded by the coding sequence GTGAGCGACATCGACAGTTGCGTGCTGCAAACGATTGTGGAGACGGCCAACGACCACTTCTTCATTGTTAGTGGCAAGGGTCGCGTGCTGGATATTAGCCCCGGGGCAGAAGCGGTTTACGGTGTCTCCCGAGAAGAGCTGCTTTCCAGCACGGTTCAGCAACTGCAGCAAGCAGGGATATTAAAGCCGTCGATCACCCTGGAAGTGATGCGCACGCGAAGGCCGGCGCAGCTTATGCAGGTTACCGGGACGGGGCGCCGGGTAATTGCTGAAGCCTATCCAGTGTTTGTGGACGGCAAACTTGAGCGCATTATTAGCCGCTCGCGGGACCTAACCGACTTGCAGTTACTACAAGACGAATATGCTCTGCTGCAAAAACGCTTCAGCGAACACTTAAAACGCAGCCACGCCGCGCCCGACGCCGAAGAACAGGCATTAGATGACGCACTGGATAATCTCCAGGTCAGAAGTAATGTCATGCGCGAAATTGCCCTGCTGCTTAAGCGGGTTGCCCCTTCCGATGCCAACGTGCTGATGCTTGGCGAGTCCGGCGTGGGTAAGACCGCCTTTGCCAAGCAGTTACACCGCTGGAGTGGCCGACGCGATGGCCCGTTTATCGAGGTCAACTGTTCAGCCATCCCCGAAAACCTTTTCGAATCCGAGATGTTCGGCTATCAGCCTGGCGCTTTCAGTGGGGCCGCAAGGCAAGGTAAAGCGGGCCTATTAGAACAGGCCGAAGGCGGCACATTATTTTTGGATGAGATCGGCGAGCTGCCGCTGTTGATGCAAACCAAGCTACTCAAAGTAATTCAGGACGGCAGCCTGACCCGTTTAGGCGATACGCGCCCGCGCCGGGTTGATTTTCGTTTGGTAGTGGCCACCAATCAGGACTTAGGCAAACAGGTCGAAGCCGGGCACTTTAGGCTGGATCTTTACTACCGCCTTAACGTAATTCCCGTCACTCTACCGCCACTGCGCGACCGCCGAGAGGATATCCCTGACCTTGTCGATGCCTGTTTGAACCGGCTGAACCAGCGCTACGGCCGACAAAAAATTCTGGGCAATCAAGTATGGTCGACGCTGATGGGAAGCGAGTGGCCGGGCAATGTGCGCGAGCTGGAAAACTGGTTGGAAAGAGTCTGGCTTTCAAGTCCTAGCGATCAAATCGAAGCTCCCGGCGCTCACCCCTATACCGAGCAATCGTCGATGAATGTGCAAAGCGCCTCGCCTACTGCCGACGCAGCACCCATCGAGCCCCACGAAACCCTCAAGCAATATCTCGCGCGGCTGGAGCGGGAAACGCTCACACAGCTCAGCGCGACGTTACCCAGCACCTATGCCATCGCCGAGCGGCTGGGCATCAGCCAATCCAGCGTCGTTCGACGCCTGCAGCGCTACGGTATTAAAGTCACTCGGTAA